In Mycteria americana isolate JAX WOST 10 ecotype Jacksonville Zoo and Gardens chromosome 3, USCA_MyAme_1.0, whole genome shotgun sequence, a single genomic region encodes these proteins:
- the PET117 gene encoding protein PET117 homolog, mitochondrial isoform X2, protein MSRSSRAVLAASALLSAATVVAVHVQQRRERERLHSGVLRDLERQNQKKENIRLLEEQIALTKQLVEERDKALMEKGSQQS, encoded by the exons atGTCGAGGAGCTCCCGGGCGGTGCTGGCCGCCTCCGCGCTGCTCTCCGCCGCCACCGTGGTGGCCGTGCACGTCCagcagcggcgggagcgggag AGGCTGCACAGTGGAGTTCTCAGAGATCTTGAGCGtcaaaatcagaaaaaggagaaTATTCGCCTACTAGAAGAGCAGATCGCTTTGACAAAACAGCTTGTGGAAGAAAGAGACAAGGCGCTAATGGAAAAAGGGTCCCAGCAGTCCTAG
- the PET117 gene encoding protein PET117 homolog, mitochondrial isoform X1: MSRSSRAVLAASALLSAATVVAVHVQQRRERESSCQPCHLLHHTSDLITLLLASLCCLPCPQRGCTVEFSEILSVKIRKRRIFAY; encoded by the exons atGTCGAGGAGCTCCCGGGCGGTGCTGGCCGCCTCCGCGCTGCTCTCCGCCGCCACCGTGGTGGCCGTGCACGTCCagcagcggcgggagcgggag AGTTCATGTCAGCCTTGCCATCTCCTCCATCACACGTCTGATCTCATCACCCTTCTGCTCGCATCGCTCTGCTGCCTCCCCTGTCCCCAGAG AGGCTGCACAGTGGAGTTCTCAGAGATCTTGAGCGtcaaaatcagaaaaaggagaaTATTCGCCTACTAG
- the OVOL2 gene encoding LOW QUALITY PROTEIN: transcription factor Ovo-like 2 (The sequence of the model RefSeq protein was modified relative to this genomic sequence to represent the inferred CDS: inserted 3 bases in 2 codons), with amino-acid sequence MKLSSPPTPFPSPPLPLPAPRRLCPXCVRSRSPRTAAQRPRPAGLRAGGGVSRSXSAPLRAVPSRSAPCPAVPPALAMPRAFLVKRRSPQPAVRSWDGLPDEERADTYIPGGIGCVLLGYEDSCSLESSGSSGTRDAEPSDPPTPQPAPGDLGTAGGMLLDLAVKRPVVRSKIKFTTGTCNDATVHSCELCGKGFRLQRMLNRHIKCHSQVKRHLCTFCGKGFNDTFDLKRHVRTHTGIRPYKCEVCNKAFTQRCSLESHLKKIHGVQQQYAYKQRRDKLYVCEDCGYTGPTQEDLYLHVSNVHPGSAFLKKTSKKLAAVLQNKLSPVLQRNSKDDDKDE; translated from the exons ATGAAactttcctccccccccacccccttcccctcccctccccttcccctccccgcgccTCGGCGGCTCTGCCC GTGCGTGCGGTCCCGCTCCCCGCGGACGGCAGCgcagcgcccgcgccccgccgggctgcgggcgggcggcggggtcagccgct gctccgctccgctccgcgccgtgCCCAGCCGCTCCGCGCCGTGCCCAGCCGTGCCCCCTGCCCTCGCCATGCCCAGAGCCTTCCTGGTGAAGCGCCGGAGCCCGCAGCCGGCGGTGCGCAGCTGGGATGGGCTGCCCGACGAGGAGAGAGCCGACACCTACATCCCAG GCGGGATCGGCTGCGTGCTGCTGGGCTACGAGGACAGCTGCAGCCTggagagcagcggcagcagcgggaCGCGGGACGCGGAGCCCAGCGACCCCCCGACGCCCCAGCCCGCCCCCGGCGACTTGGGCACGGCCGGGGGGATGCTGCTGGACCTGGCCGTCAAGCGCCCCGTGGTCAGGTCGAAAATCAAG TTCACCACCGGCACCTGTAACGATGCTACAGTGCATAGCTGCGAGCTGTGTGGCAAAGGCTTTCGCTTGCAGCGGATGCTCAACCGTCACATCAAGTGTCACAGCCAGGTGAAGAGGCACTTGTGCACCTTCTGTGGAAAAGGCTTCAACGACACCTTTGATCTGAAAAGACACGTCCGGACCCATACCG GAATTCGTCCTTACAAATGTGAGGTTTGCAACAAAGCCTTCACCCAGCGCTGTTCCCTGGAGTCCCACCTTAAGAAGATTCACGGCGTGCAGCAGCAGTACGCCTACAAACAGAGGCGAGATAAACTTTATGTGTGCGAAGACTGTGGCTACACGGGCCCCACGCAGGAGGACCTGTACCTGCACGTTAGTAACGTTCACCCCGGAAGcgctttcctgaaaaaaacctcaaaaaaacttgcagcagttttgcaaaacaaactgAGCCCTGTCCTGCAGAGGAACTCCAAAGATGACGACAAAGATGAGTAA
- the MGME1 gene encoding mitochondrial genome maintenance exonuclease 1, producing the protein MLLVRMKFLQLLSRKPGKLEMLFQIPVCQKQFPYMCLATSACLYSKKKKVNSYDQVDQEKYKNLVYSVTSYKTSAQTPETIFEEDHLLYGPPAKHRPPVKAETKMPKNWVPLINPNKRIPLLNSNSNFPMKIALQKTKMPSVTRILQQTISPQQAFYLERWKERMIQELGKDGFAEYTKNLFLQGELFHAALESIFLPEDMATKEQREDVAISGYLSSVQHVLKDIGEVKALESAVQHETLQYLGLVDCVAKYRGQLCVIDWKTSEKPKPSLKNTFDNPLQVAAYIGAINHDANYDFQVSCGLIVVAYKNGSPAHPHFMDPDLCSQYWNKWLLRLEEYMDRN; encoded by the exons ATGCTTCTTGTCAGAATGAAATTCCTACAGCTACTGTCCAGGAAACCGGGGAAactggaaatgctttttcaaatacCTGTTTGCCAAAAGCAATTCCCATACATGTGTCTGGCTACGTCCGCGTGTCTTTatagtaagaagaaaaaagtgaacagTTATGATCAAGTTGaccaagaaaaatacaagaacttgGTCTACTCTGTTACATCTTACAAAACCAGTGCCCAAACACCAGAGACAATATTTGAAGAAGACCATTTGTTATATGGGCCACCGGCTAAACACAGACCTCCAGttaaagctgaaacaaaaatgcCCAAGAACTGGGTTCCTTTAATAAACCCCAACAAGAGAATTCCCCTTCTCAACAGCAATTCAAACTTCCCCATGAAAATTGCTTTACAAAAAACGAAAATGCCCAGTGTAACCCGTATTCTTCAACAGACTATTTCTCCACAGCAAGCTTTTTATCTAGAAAGATGGAAGGAGAGAATGATACAGGAACTTGGAAAAGATGGTTTTGCAGAGTATACTAAAA aTCTTTTCCTCCAAGGAGAGCTCTTTCATGCAGCTTTGGAATCTATATTCCTGCCTGAAGACATGGCAACtaaggagcagagagaagatgTTGCTATTTCCGGCTACTTATCAAGTGTGCAACATGTCTTAAAAGATATCGGTGAAGTGAAAGCTCTGGAAAGTGCAGTTCAACATGAGACTCTTCAGTATCTGGGCCTGGTAGACTGCGTGGCTAAGTATCG AGGCCAGTTGTGCGTGATTGACTGGAAAACTTCAGAGAAACCAAAGCCATCTCTGAAGAATACTTTTGACAACCCTTTACAGGTTGCAGCATATATTGGAGCCATAAATCACGATGCCAATTATGACTTCCAG GTTAGCTGTGGACTTATTGTGGTTGCCTATAAGAATGGCTCCCCTGCACATCCGCATTTCATGGATCCTGATCTGTGCTCGCAGTACTGGAATAAGTGGCTTTTGCGCCTTGAAGAGTACATGGACAGAAACTGA